Proteins encoded in a region of the Elusimicrobiota bacterium genome:
- a CDS encoding clostripain-related cysteine peptidase gives MKKLILSGQVLCLFFLSMRFLVSLGMTLCVICVNLCFAKWTFIVYMAGDNSLDTALGGNQLNKDIKKMETTINTTNTNVIVLADRNGDENTYIYNILNDNSYCITSPTISVSNLLPACTTNELNMGDPATLVAFSTWVITNWSADNYCLVLWNHGGGWWPKAPKRGIAWDDNTLDNDYLTTAELGTALSQIKTILGGEWSGKKIDIVGFDACLMAQLEVAYQIKDYADYMVASEENEYGWPYDGLLAELGTNPNYEPEIVSQKIVEIWDKAYSDETFSWFSVNFDSRTASAIDLSKIETLTTAIDNLATELLVSKNTVPLYLTRDVVDFFGGKGGSRDENDKFGGIDIYDLAYIIKQNPDLSAGSLRNAAVSVMDTVNDCVIANKTGNSHKNAHGLSINFPKTLLAWQNENNPDNYYETLQFAQATHWDEFLTDYYSKVLYGPQSLNYVVSAPNPYNPLTGNLTIKNFPDNSQIEVKIYNLEGVLVRKIEGSGNSIDWDGKNEEENTVASGIYFYVAKTQTDSCKGKITVIKR, from the coding sequence ATGAAAAAACTTATTCTATCCGGACAGGTTTTGTGCCTGTTTTTTTTATCTATGAGATTCCTCGTTTCACTCGGAATGACGCTTTGCGTCATCTGCGTTAATCTGTGTTTTGCAAAATGGACTTTTATCGTCTATATGGCAGGTGATAATTCGTTAGATACTGCGTTAGGTGGCAACCAGTTAAACAAAGATATCAAGAAAATGGAAACTACTATAAATACTACTAATACGAATGTTATTGTGCTTGCAGATAGAAATGGTGATGAAAACACATATATCTACAACATACTGAATGATAATAGTTACTGTATAACAAGTCCAACAATTTCTGTATCAAATCTGCTGCCTGCTTGTACAACAAACGAATTGAATATGGGCGACCCAGCAACACTGGTTGCGTTTTCTACCTGGGTAATTACAAACTGGTCGGCTGATAATTATTGTCTTGTATTATGGAATCACGGTGGTGGCTGGTGGCCTAAAGCACCGAAACGAGGGATTGCTTGGGATGATAATACATTAGACAACGATTACCTTACTACTGCTGAACTTGGAACTGCACTATCACAAATCAAAACTATTCTTGGAGGGGAGTGGAGTGGAAAAAAAATTGATATCGTCGGGTTTGATGCCTGCCTGATGGCACAACTTGAGGTCGCATATCAGATAAAGGACTATGCTGATTATATGGTTGCCTCAGAAGAAAACGAATACGGATGGCCTTACGACGGTTTATTGGCTGAACTTGGTACAAACCCCAATTACGAACCTGAAATAGTTTCACAAAAAATTGTAGAGATATGGGATAAGGCGTATTCAGATGAGACATTTTCCTGGTTTTCTGTAAACTTTGACAGCAGAACTGCTTCAGCAATTGACCTATCAAAAATTGAGACATTGACAACTGCAATAGATAATCTGGCAACTGAACTGCTCGTATCAAAAAACACAGTTCCGCTGTATCTTACAAGAGATGTTGTTGATTTTTTTGGTGGGAAGGGTGGCAGCAGAGATGAGAATGACAAATTTGGTGGTATTGATATTTACGACTTGGCTTATATCATCAAACAGAATCCTGATTTATCTGCCGGTAGTTTGAGAAATGCTGCTGTATCAGTTATGGATACGGTTAATGATTGCGTTATTGCTAATAAGACAGGTAATTCTCATAAAAACGCACACGGGCTTTCAATAAACTTTCCTAAAACATTACTCGCATGGCAAAACGAAAATAATCCTGACAATTATTACGAGACACTACAATTCGCACAGGCAACACATTGGGATGAGTTTTTGACGGATTACTATTCAAAAGTGCTCTACGGACCTCAATCACTAAACTATGTGGTTTCTGCACCGAATCCTTACAATCCTTTAACCGGTAATCTGACAATAAAGAATTTTCCTGATAATTCACAGATAGAAGTAAAAATTTACAATCTTGAAGGAGTACTCGTTAGAAAAATTGAAGGTTCAGGCAACTCAATTGACTGGGATGGCAAAAATGAAGAAGAAAATACTGTAGCATCGGGAATTTATTTTTATGTTGCAAAAACACAAACCGATTCTTGTAAAGGAAAGATTACAGTCATAAAAAGATGA
- a CDS encoding PorV/PorQ family protein, producing the protein MKNQQNNGIWKQGNMETRKYGKILVSIFLYFYISCLLASDSGTSAGLLFRISPSAKTAGIAEAVTSISENLAASDVNPASISTLPHYNFSVSHSEYFEDVNIEEIKFSKYLQIMGGLSGNIGLLTKYLSLKDIERDKRGVNQNEFRNSATVIGLLYATKIYPVDFGLTFKYLHEQLSDETAAAIAFDCGFLYSTPLYKLPIDFGFSVRNIGPKTGYGVTKDFLPFETRFGMSHQFSKALVSIDGIWQRENNLLANLGAELTVTKNFCFRCGYTTLNRYSLGAGFLAGMFSVDYSVTTHTELTDIHRFTVSCKF; encoded by the coding sequence ATGAAAAATCAACAGAACAATGGAATTTGGAAACAAGGAAATATGGAAACAAGAAAATATGGCAAAATACTTGTTTCTATATTTCTATATTTCTATATTTCCTGTCTTTTAGCATCTGATTCTGGCACCTCCGCAGGGTTGTTGTTTCGTATCAGCCCATCTGCAAAAACAGCCGGTATCGCAGAGGCGGTAACTTCTATTTCTGAAAATCTGGCTGCATCTGATGTAAATCCTGCTTCTATCTCAACACTGCCTCACTACAATTTTTCGGTTTCACATTCGGAATACTTTGAGGATGTTAATATAGAAGAAATCAAGTTCTCTAAATATCTGCAAATAATGGGTGGGCTTAGCGGTAATATCGGGCTATTAACAAAATATCTATCTCTAAAAGATATAGAACGCGACAAACGCGGTGTAAATCAGAATGAGTTCAGAAACAGCGCTACTGTAATCGGACTTTTATATGCGACAAAAATCTATCCGGTTGATTTCGGGCTTACTTTCAAATATCTTCATGAACAACTATCTGACGAAACCGCTGCTGCGATTGCTTTTGATTGCGGGTTTTTATACTCTACACCACTTTATAAACTGCCAATTGATTTCGGTTTCTCAGTAAGAAACATAGGTCCGAAAACCGGCTATGGCGTTACAAAAGATTTTCTGCCGTTTGAAACCCGTTTCGGAATGAGCCATCAGTTTTCTAAAGCGCTGGTTTCTATAGACGGTATCTGGCAGCGTGAAAATAATCTGCTCGCTAATTTGGGTGCAGAATTGACTGTTACAAAAAATTTTTGTTTCCGCTGTGGATATACAACATTAAATAGATACTCATTAGGTGCTGGATTTTTAGCCGGAATGTTTTCTGTTGATTATTCAGTCACCACACACACGGAACTAACAGATATCCACAGGTTCACAGTAAGTTGTAAATTCTAA
- a CDS encoding PorV/PorQ family protein — translation MNTKKWLCGYVVMWLVSTNHLITYSLIHLLFTTYPLIHCLSAATHTGADFLKLAGGARIIALAETAAAVKLDASSFFHNPAGVVGSKNEITFSHSSAPQGDAVTQYLGGIYSLKKDGVMAFGILSYRITPIPVTDEFNYDIGELIWNDWAFSIAYGRNLFYNLAAGINIKYIYRYEKNPLFGKTIGRATAVDSGVLYKIIKNLKLGFACENLGTKVAYSNDPVKDNLPTSLRTGFTYYLLNTRENLLDVSFDLFKEKDDKYRPRISAEYTYLDWLFLRGGYINKAGEISGLNFGLGVAWQGFIFDFASSVNSVFARTIYFSFSKKFY, via the coding sequence ATGAATACAAAAAAGTGGTTATGTGGTTATGTGGTTATGTGGTTAGTCTCTACTAATCACTTAATCACTTATTCACTTATTCACTTGCTTTTTACTACTTATCCACTTATCCACTGCCTCTCTGCTGCTACCCATACCGGTGCTGATTTCTTGAAACTTGCCGGTGGCGCAAGAATCATCGCACTCGCAGAAACAGCCGCAGCAGTAAAACTGGATGCCAGTTCGTTTTTTCATAATCCAGCAGGAGTTGTCGGTTCGAAAAACGAAATAACTTTTTCACATTCTTCAGCACCGCAGGGTGATGCCGTCACTCAATATCTGGGCGGAATTTATTCGCTAAAAAAAGATGGTGTGATGGCTTTTGGCATACTGAGTTACAGGATTACCCCTATACCCGTTACCGACGAATTCAACTATGATATTGGCGAATTGATTTGGAATGACTGGGCGTTTTCAATCGCATATGGAAGGAACCTTTTTTACAATTTAGCCGCAGGAATAAATATAAAATATATCTATAGATACGAAAAGAATCCACTATTTGGCAAAACGATTGGCAGAGCAACCGCAGTAGATTCTGGCGTTTTGTATAAAATTATCAAAAATCTTAAACTCGGTTTTGCATGTGAGAATCTCGGTACAAAAGTGGCCTATTCTAACGACCCTGTAAAAGATAACCTGCCAACATCACTAAGAACCGGATTCACATACTATCTATTAAATACACGCGAGAATCTGCTTGATGTATCGTTTGATTTATTCAAAGAAAAAGATGATAAGTACAGACCGCGAATCAGCGCTGAATACACATATCTGGACTGGCTGTTTTTACGGGGCGGTTACATAAATAAAGCAGGCGAGATTTCAGGACTGAATTTCGGGCTCGGCGTCGCCTGGCAAGGTTTCATATTTGATTTTGCAAGCAGTGTCAACAGCGTGTTTGCTCGGACAATTTATTTTTCGTTTTCTAAAAAATTCTATTGA